The Deltaproteobacteria bacterium genomic interval GGAACGCTGGGTGATGTGCGGCAATGTCTGCAGGGCGTGGGGAACGATAAGCACTTCCAGGTCCTGCCTGTTCAACCTTTTTCTGCTGATCTGCAAGGCGTGTTCAATATCCGCTGCAGGGGTCATGTGACATTGACGCACAATGTCCGGAGTCGAAGTGCCAGCAATGATAACATCATTTTTCTCCAGGACCTTTGCCATGACAAAAGCCCGCTGCACACCCGCCTGGTAGCCGCCCTGACGCAGTTGGCCGATGAGGGATGCCATGTTCTTTGCTGCCTTCATCGTCTGCAGGAAAGCTATTTCCGCCGGTCCCTCACCAGCTCCCTCAGGGGTCAGCGCTGGGATAATGATAGCGCCACCTTGCCTCACCGCCGGTACAGGAGCAAAAAACAGATAGCTGGCCGCCCTGCTCGCCTGGTAGATATTGGCGTCTTTTGGGTAGCCAACCCCGGCCACTGCCACGTCAAACTGCTTGGACAGGGGCACTTCATAAAGATGACGCGCCACCTCCACCAGCTCCCTGTGTGTGGCTTCTGGCTCCCCGGCTCTGACAGCAATCACTTTTTTGTCGCCATTGAGCACCACGTTCACTATGAATCGCAAGCCCACCAAGCGCCCTACTTCTCGTATTACCTCCTGAAAAGTGTTGCCCTCCAGGTTGCCCAGGCGGGTTCCTGGCCGTTCAATCATGCTCGGAGCATGAGTGGCAGCAATCAATGACTTTCCAGCAGCACCAATGGCCACTGTCTTGGCGCCGCCGGAATAGCCGGCATACTGGTGCGGCTCCACTGCGCCAGAAGCCACGACCAGATCTGCCTCAACCACAGCCCTGTGTATCACTACTGGGACACCGTTCTTGCAGCAACCAAGATCCACCATCATTTCGGGATCTTCCGGCGCATTATCTACAACCCGATAGTGCGCAACAACTTCGTCGCCGAGCTTGGCCGCCTTTTCTTCTGCCGTACTCGGCCGATGCATGCCGGTACCACATAGCAAAGTGATGTCCTTCTGGCGGACACCGGCTGCCAGCAGTTCCTGCAACAATGCAGGAACTAGCAAGTTGTCTGGTGTATCCCTCGTTATATCGGTGAATACCACGCAGACAGTAGCACCCTTGTTTGCCAGCTTTCTCAGCGGTGGAGAATTCACCGGTTGGGCAAGCGCTGTCGCCACAGCCTGCTTTATGTCACTTACCGGTTCAAAGGGGCGATTTCTTACCGCACGCCCGCACATGCCTTGCGGTAGGGCAAAATCCACATGCCCCCTGTGAAAGGGCACTCTGAATAGTTTTCTGGCCATCATGACGATCCATACTTGTTTGCCGTCGCACTCAGGCAGGCATCCAGGCTACTGACACATGTGGAGAAGCAATTCCAGATATACTTCAGCTGCTGTCTGCACTTGCTGGAGGGATACAGCCTCGTCTGGAGCGTGAGCCTTTTCCAGTTCTCCTGGTCCGAGCAGTATTGGTTTCACGCCTGAGGCCCACAATTGATTTGCATCCGAATGGCTGGGAAAGGGCTGCGGCTCCCATGGTAAAGAGTTGCGCCGATAGATGTCCCTCAAGGCCTCTACCAGGGGACCTTTTTCCGGCAATTCGTAGCCCGCATGAATGGTGGGAAAACGGATGTCCGCATCGATCTGCGGTTCGCTCTCTCTTGTCCTTTCGACAATTTCTTCCAGCTCGAGGGATATGTCCTCCATCCTGGCAGTGGCCGGCAGGTGGACATCCAACCAGGCTTCACACCAGTCTGGCACTGCAAAACCTGCCTGGGTGCTGAGCAAGTCGCGAATATTATACACTGAATCAGGCAGCTTCTCCCGCATATAGTGCGACAGTTTCAGCAAAAGGTGAAGCATTGTCTCGATAGGATTCTGGCCCTGATTAGCCAGGGAGGCATGTCTCCTCTTGCCGGTGGCGCGAATCTGGATTTCCACGTATCCATAGTTGCTCAAACAGGGCTTCAGGTTTGTCGGCTCTGCCACCACAGCCCAGGGAAAGTGATAGTCTTCCACGAGACGCAAAGCCCCGTCGCCCTCCTCCTCCTCGCCTACAACCAGGGCCAAAGCCACCGGAACCTGGGTAGTTCCTGCTTTCCACAGACTCACAAAGGCCTCCACCATGGCGGCCACGCCCCCCTTCATATCGGCAGCTCCAAGTCCTTTGACCACACCATCTTCTTCCTCATATCCATAGTGTTCGAGATCATAAGCTGCCACCGTATCTACATGTCCAATGAGTGCCAGTCGCAGCCGCTTCACCGGTGGCACCACCACCAGATTGTAGCGACTGTCGTCTACTGCCTGAGGCACAACTGGCAGCCCATGCTGCTGCAGATAACCATGAAGATAATCGAGTATCTGTTCTTCTTTCCCGGAAGGGCTGTAGATATCGATGAGGTGCTGCAACAGCCTACGAAGACGTTGAGGCTC includes:
- a CDS encoding M20/M25/M40 family metallo-hydrolase, which gives rise to MARHVSIEPQRLRRLLQHLIDIYSPSGKEEQILDYLHGYLQQHGLPVVPQAVDDSRYNLVVVPPVKRLRLALIGHVDTVAAYDLEHYGYEEEDGVVKGLGAADMKGGVAAMVEAFVSLWKAGTTQVPVALALVVGEEEEGDGALRLVEDYHFPWAVVAEPTNLKPCLSNYGYVEIQIRATGKRRHASLANQGQNPIETMLHLLLKLSHYMREKLPDSVYNIRDLLSTQAGFAVPDWCEAWLDVHLPATARMEDISLELEEIVERTRESEPQIDADIRFPTIHAGYELPEKGPLVEALRDIYRRNSLPWEPQPFPSHSDANQLWASGVKPILLGPGELEKAHAPDEAVSLQQVQTAAEVYLELLLHMCQ
- the larA gene encoding nickel-dependent lactate racemase, which produces MMARKLFRVPFHRGHVDFALPQGMCGRAVRNRPFEPVSDIKQAVATALAQPVNSPPLRKLANKGATVCVVFTDITRDTPDNLLVPALLQELLAAGVRQKDITLLCGTGMHRPSTAEEKAAKLGDEVVAHYRVVDNAPEDPEMMVDLGCCKNGVPVVIHRAVVEADLVVASGAVEPHQYAGYSGGAKTVAIGAAGKSLIAATHAPSMIERPGTRLGNLEGNTFQEVIREVGRLVGLRFIVNVVLNGDKKVIAVRAGEPEATHRELVEVARHLYEVPLSKQFDVAVAGVGYPKDANIYQASRAASYLFFAPVPAVRQGGAIIIPALTPEGAGEGPAEIAFLQTMKAAKNMASLIGQLRQGGYQAGVQRAFVMAKVLEKNDVIIAGTSTPDIVRQCHMTPAADIEHALQISRKRLNRQDLEVLIVPHALQTLPHITQRS